CAAGATTTTCTTCAGGAACTAAAATAACCTGAGAAATCATACCATCAAGACCTCCATTATGGTTTATTACTTTTCGTCCATGAAAATCAAATAGTTCCCAGCCTAAACCATAAGCACGAAAATGAGAGGATGGATAAATTAATTCTTCCCATTCACCAAAATTATCAATTGTGTGAGGAGACCACATTTCTTTGCTTCCTTTTTCACTAAAATATTCTTTGTCATTTAAAGTACCTTTATTTAGCTGCAATTTTATCCACTTTGTCATTTCTATTGCATTTGAATTAATTGCTCCTGCCGGAGCAATATTATCCCAACTTATATATGGAATTGTTACTAATGTATCATTAGATTTTACATGAGGCTGGGCAATATTTTTTATTCCATCAAGCTTTGAAATAGAAGTATTGCTTAGTTTCATCCCGAGAGGTTTAAAAAAACGTTGTTCAATAAAATCATCCCAGCTTATGCCGGTTACAACAGGAATTATTTCGCCTGCTGTCAAATACATAATGTTTGAATATCCATAATGGCTTCTAAAACCATATTTTGGTTTCAAATATTTTGCCCGTCTTATAACTTCTTCTCTGCTATATGAACTTCCATACCATAACAGGTCTCCGCTAAAGGTTTCCAGCCCGCTGCGATGACACAATAAATCTCTGACTGTCATTGTTTTAGTAACATAGGGAGCGTATAATTTAAAATATGGAATATATTTTGTAACAGGGTCATCTAATGAAATTTTTCCTTCATCAATCAAAATTGCAATAGCTGCTGATGTAAATGCTTTTGTATTTGAAGCAATTCCAAAAAGAGTATATTCATCAATTTTTTCATCAGAATTAATGTTTCGGATACCAAATCCTTTAGAATAAATAACAGAATCATCCTGAACAATAGCTATTGCCATTCCCGGAACTTCCCAGTTTGTTATTGCATTTTCGAAATATGTATCAAGCTGATTAAAATCAACATTATTGTATTTTTCCTGTGCAGAACAATAAGAATATAATATTATAAATACAAAAGTAAATATTATATTAAATTTGATTTGTCGGATTATATAAGTTGTCATATTAATAAAAGTTTATTTATATATAACTTTGTAAAACATAAATTGTTTAATTATATAAATATAAAAAATTATATATAAAAATCACTAATGTCTGAAAAAAAAAATTTTCATATACCAAATTTCATATTATTTCCTTTTCAGTACAAATTATTTTTTTAGTTTGCCTTGTTAATTATCTTTTGATTTAGTTTATTAATTGTTACATTTGTCGTGCTTATATAATGAATTAGTATAAAATTAATGAAAAATAATCTAACAATAATATTTACTTTCATTTTTATTATTTCTCTAATTAATAATATTTGTTCACAGGAAACTGAAATAATATTAAAACGTTCAGAAATAACAGAAATAATAAACGGACAAAAATTCTTCATTCATAAAATTAAAAAGGGTCAAACCTTATACTCAATCAGTAAAACTTATAATGTTTCATTATCTGATATTGAGTATTATAATCCCGGTGTTTCGGAAGGTATAAAAGAAGGTCGGATTTTAAAAATACCTTTTAAATTTGAGAATATAAAAAAGACGGAAAATATCATTAAACATACAGTTGCTAAGAAACAAACACTATATTCAATATCAAAACAATATAATGTTGATGTTAATGAAATATTAAAATATAATCCTGATGCAAAAGATGGTGTTAGTGCAGGTCAGATATTGCTTATTCCATTAATCTCATCAGAAAATATTGATATCACAACTGAAAAAAGCAATGATTATATATATCACAAAATTGTTTTGGGTGAAACTTTATATTCTTTATCAAAAAGATATGGTATAAAAATTAAGCAATTAAAAAAAGATAATCCACAGTTATTAGAACATGAATTGCAATTAGGTGAGATAATAAAAATATCAAAAGAAAAAATTGATTATTCCGATAATATATTAACAAATAATTATGATACAATAAATTATATATATCATAAAGTTATAAAAAAACAAACTTTATATTCATTATCAAAATTATATAAAATTGAAATTAAACAATTACAAAAAACCAATCCTGAGTTAAAAAACAGGGGACCTTTAGAAGGTGAAATTATTAAAATTCCGAAAAATTTATTAAGCAGCAACATAATAAGAACTGATTTTAGTAAACTTGTTAGCGAAGATTCTACTTATATTGATGATGTTGATTCGATAGGCGATATAGAATTTGATTATCTATGTACAGATTATGATTATAAAAGCCATACAAGTCCTTTCAAAGTTGCATTTATGCTTCCTTTTTATACTACTGCAAATGATACATTAGAGAATAACAATGAAAATCATTCGAATAAAGAAAATATTTATCCAAGGTCAAGAATATTTCTTGAATATTACGAAGGATCATTACTGGCAATCGACACTTTAAGAAAACAAGGTTTAGATATTGATATATATGTTTATGATACCGAAAATGATACAAATAAAATTAAAACTATAATAAATAATGTCGAAATAAAACAGTTTGATATTATTTTTGGTCCTGTTTATAGCGATAATTTAGAAATACTTTCCAATGCAATTAAAAACTATGAGGTAAATATAGTTTCACCTTTTTCATTAAAAAAATCATTTTTAAAAAACAATACTAATACTTTTAAGCTTAGTCCATCTTTTTCTGCTTTATCAAATTATGCATCTGTTTTTTTAAATAACAATGAAATTAAAAATTATATAATTGTTCACGATGGAGATAATATTAATCAATCTTTCGTTAAACTGTTTAAAAACCGTTTATTCAGCACAATTGATGAAAAAACATTAAATACAAATAATATATATTACAAAGAAGTAAATTATTATAATCCTGCAGATAGTATTATTGAATATTCACTTAATCCTGATATTGAAAATATTATTATTATTCCATATTCAGATCAGGCATTTATCAGCGATGTAATTTCAAAAATAAATGCATTACGTGATAATTATAAAATAAAAGTATTTGGTATGCCAAGATGGTCAAAATTTGAAAATATTGAACCTGAGATGTATTATAATTTAAACATACATTTATTCTCAAATTCATTTATTGATTATAAAAATAATGATGTGAAAAAATTTGTTATTAATCATAGGAATATTTTCAAATCGGAACCGTCAAAATATTGTTTTCAGGGATATGATATAACTTATTATTTCTTAAATGCTTTATTAAATTATGGAAAAGATTTCAGGTATTGTTTGAATAACTATAAAGTAGATTTACTCCAGTCTTTTTATAATTTTAAAAAAGTTAATAAAAATAGTGGTTATGAAAATAATGCTATTTATCTTATTGAATATAATAAAAATTACGAACAGAAAATTGTAAAATATTTTCCTTCTAACTAATGTTTGCACGAAAACTCCTATATTGTCATTTCGACTGAAAGGAGAAATCTCATAACATAGTGTATATAAGTTAAATGAGATTTCTCACTTCGTTCGAAATGACAGCACAACTAAAATTTTAAGGATTTTCGTGCAGATACTAACTAAATAAAAACATGTTATATAACTTATAAATAATAATTTGATTTTTATAAAATAAAAAATTAGATTTTATAAATTTGTTATATTCAATCTTATTTTTGAACCAAACAACTTACTAATATGAGAAAAAATATTGTTGCAGGTAATTGGAAAATGAACAAAAACCTTAATGAAGGTATTGAATTAGCTAAAGAAGTAAATAAATTAGTTAATCAAAATGTACATAATAATGTTGAAATAATTTTAGCACCACCATTTATTCATTTGACAGAAATAAATAAAATTATTGATAAAAAAAGGATAAATCTGGCAGCACAAAATTGTTCAAGATATAAAAACGGAGCTTATACAGGCGAAATATCTGCCGAAATGATAGCTTCTACAGGAGCAACACATGTTATTGTAGGACATTCTGAACGAAGAGAATATCAGAGAGAAGATAACCCGAAAATTTACCAGAAAATACTAAGAGCAATAGAAAATAATTTATGTCCTATTTTTTGTTGCGGTGAAAAATTAGCAGAACGTGAAGCAGGAAATCATTTTAATGTAATTGAAGAACAAATGATTGAAGGTGTTTCTAATATATCGAGCGAAAATTTTAAAAATTTAATAATTGCTTATGAACCGGTTTGGGCAATAGGAACAGGATTAAATGCAACACCGGAACAAGCACAGGAAATACATAATTATATACGCAATCTGATCAATGATAGATATGGTGAAGATATATCAGATAATACAACTATACTTTACGGGGGAAGCTGTAAACCTTCAAATGCCCGCGAATTATTTGCAAAACCTGATGTTGATGGAGGTTTAATAGGAGGTGCTTCATTAATTGCTCAAGATTTTATTGATATTATAAATTCGTTTTAATATAAAATATTAATGCTATATCAAATACCTGTATTGTCAGCAGGCAGGTTATTATTGTTTGAATTTTTCAGACTAATAAATTTATATGGAGTTAAAAAAAAATATTTTTAATAAACTTTCAATAAAATATTCTGAAGTATTAGTTGTTGATGATGTCCCATTAAATCAAAAACTTATTAGTGAGATATTATCACAAAACAATATAAAAGTAAGAGTTGCATCATCAGGAAAAGAAGCTCTAGAATCCATTGATTCAAATTCTCCCGACCTTATCCTTTTAGATATTTCGATGCCCGAAATGGATGGATTCACTGTTTGCGAAATATTAAAATCAAAACAAAAAACTAAAAATATTCCTGTAATATTTTTAACTGCAAGAACACAAACCGAAGATATTGTAAAAGGATTTAATGTTGGTGCTATTGATTATCTAACAAAACCTTTTAAATCACAGGAATTGATTTCACGAGTAATAACTCATATAGAACTTAAAAGATCAAGAGATTTAATTGAAAAACAAAATTTGCTCCTCAAGCAAAAAAGCGACCAGATATTTAAAAGTTTGACATATGCAAAACATATACAAGAAAAAATAATGCCATCGTTTGATATTATAAATGAAAACTTACCTGGTTCTTTTGTGCTTTTTAAACCAAAGCAACTTGTTAGCGGCGATTTTTATTGGTTTTCTAAACATGATAACAAAATATTTATTATTGTAGCTGATTGTACCGGTCATGGTGTTCCGGGTGGATTATTGTCAATGATAGGAAATACATTATTAAATGAAATAATCAATAAAAATAAAATTTTTACTCCTTCCGAAATACTTAATAATTTATATAAAAATATGATTGATGTACTTAATCATGGTTCTGCTAATGATGAATTTTTTGATGAAGATATGGATATCAGTATTTGTTGTATAGATTTTAATTCTAATGAATTTACTATTTCAAGTTCAAATCAAAATGTATATATTGTAAAAAACAAAACAATAAATACTGTTGAAGGAGAAATATTTTCAAGTGGCTTGTACTATTTAAAAAAACATTATCCAAATTTTAAAAATAATGTATATAAAATAGAGCAATCAACAATTATATATATGGTAACAGATGGTTTTCATGACCAGTTTGGAGGACCTGAAAATAAAAAATTCCAGTTATCTAAATTAAAAAATTTACTATTGAATTGTTCTGAAAAAAATATGAATGAACAAAAAAATTACCTTGAAAATTATTTTAATAACTGGAAAGGAAATAATGAACAAACTGATGACCTTTTAATTATAGGTTTCAAATTAGGTTAACTCATTTTTTTCACTTAGCCATAGGTTTTTATAAAGTTACAATGAGAAAAGTTATTATTTATTTGTTACTATCACGAATTTAATGGATAATGATAAAATGATTGAATGATT
The nucleotide sequence above comes from Bacteroidales bacterium. Encoded proteins:
- a CDS encoding serine hydrolase, producing MTTYIIRQIKFNIIFTFVFIILYSYCSAQEKYNNVDFNQLDTYFENAITNWEVPGMAIAIVQDDSVIYSKGFGIRNINSDEKIDEYTLFGIASNTKAFTSAAIAILIDEGKISLDDPVTKYIPYFKLYAPYVTKTMTVRDLLCHRSGLETFSGDLLWYGSSYSREEVIRRAKYLKPKYGFRSHYGYSNIMYLTAGEIIPVVTGISWDDFIEQRFFKPLGMKLSNTSISKLDGIKNIAQPHVKSNDTLVTIPYISWDNIAPAGAINSNAIEMTKWIKLQLNKGTLNDKEYFSEKGSKEMWSPHTIDNFGEWEELIYPSSHFRAYGLGWELFDFHGRKVINHNGGLDGMISQVILVPEENLGFVILTNASSSLPYILMYYILDVFFNTYETDYSELFLGYKKQADLIGIKKKEKEENDRIKNTHPTLNLANYTGTYGGEMYGNAEISIKNNQLHIQFIPTKALNGVLEHWHYDTFKIRWNDYPSLPSGTLQFIIGTNGKVEEMRIEVKNPDFDFTELEFLKAE
- a CDS encoding LysM peptidoglycan-binding domain-containing protein; this encodes MKNNLTIIFTFIFIISLINNICSQETEIILKRSEITEIINGQKFFIHKIKKGQTLYSISKTYNVSLSDIEYYNPGVSEGIKEGRILKIPFKFENIKKTENIIKHTVAKKQTLYSISKQYNVDVNEILKYNPDAKDGVSAGQILLIPLISSENIDITTEKSNDYIYHKIVLGETLYSLSKRYGIKIKQLKKDNPQLLEHELQLGEIIKISKEKIDYSDNILTNNYDTINYIYHKVIKKQTLYSLSKLYKIEIKQLQKTNPELKNRGPLEGEIIKIPKNLLSSNIIRTDFSKLVSEDSTYIDDVDSIGDIEFDYLCTDYDYKSHTSPFKVAFMLPFYTTANDTLENNNENHSNKENIYPRSRIFLEYYEGSLLAIDTLRKQGLDIDIYVYDTENDTNKIKTIINNVEIKQFDIIFGPVYSDNLEILSNAIKNYEVNIVSPFSLKKSFLKNNTNTFKLSPSFSALSNYASVFLNNNEIKNYIIVHDGDNINQSFVKLFKNRLFSTIDEKTLNTNNIYYKEVNYYNPADSIIEYSLNPDIENIIIIPYSDQAFISDVISKINALRDNYKIKVFGMPRWSKFENIEPEMYYNLNIHLFSNSFIDYKNNDVKKFVINHRNIFKSEPSKYCFQGYDITYYFLNALLNYGKDFRYCLNNYKVDLLQSFYNFKKVNKNSGYENNAIYLIEYNKNYEQKIVKYFPSN
- a CDS encoding triose-phosphate isomerase, which gives rise to MRKNIVAGNWKMNKNLNEGIELAKEVNKLVNQNVHNNVEIILAPPFIHLTEINKIIDKKRINLAAQNCSRYKNGAYTGEISAEMIASTGATHVIVGHSERREYQREDNPKIYQKILRAIENNLCPIFCCGEKLAEREAGNHFNVIEEQMIEGVSNISSENFKNLIIAYEPVWAIGTGLNATPEQAQEIHNYIRNLINDRYGEDISDNTTILYGGSCKPSNARELFAKPDVDGGLIGGASLIAQDFIDIINSF
- a CDS encoding response regulator, which encodes MELKKNIFNKLSIKYSEVLVVDDVPLNQKLISEILSQNNIKVRVASSGKEALESIDSNSPDLILLDISMPEMDGFTVCEILKSKQKTKNIPVIFLTARTQTEDIVKGFNVGAIDYLTKPFKSQELISRVITHIELKRSRDLIEKQNLLLKQKSDQIFKSLTYAKHIQEKIMPSFDIINENLPGSFVLFKPKQLVSGDFYWFSKHDNKIFIIVADCTGHGVPGGLLSMIGNTLLNEIINKNKIFTPSEILNNLYKNMIDVLNHGSANDEFFDEDMDISICCIDFNSNEFTISSSNQNVYIVKNKTINTVEGEIFSSGLYYLKKHYPNFKNNVYKIEQSTIIYMVTDGFHDQFGGPENKKFQLSKLKNLLLNCSEKNMNEQKNYLENYFNNWKGNNEQTDDLLIIGFKLG